The nucleotide window ttctctcctcctcacGGTCTCGAAGGTCCCCAGACTCCTTTTGAGTCTGGCAACGCCGAGCTTGGTGTGTTATCCCAGGCCCCTGACCCTAACACCAAGATCGCCATCTCTCCCACTTCTGAGCGTTTGGCATTCCTTGAGCCCTTTGCTCCTTTCCCCTCGTCTGATCTCTCAGGCCTTCGCGTCCTTGTCAAGGTCACAGGCAAATGTACCACCGATACCATCTCCGCAGCCGGCCCCTGGCTCAAGTACAAGGGTCATCTGCCTAACATCAGCACCAACACCCTCAACACtgccatcaacaaggagaCCGGCGAGGTCAACGCTGCCTACGACCTCGACGGCTCCAAGCACACTATCCCCGAGCTTGGTCAACTCTGGAAGGAACGTGGTCAAGAGTGGCTTGTCGTTGCTGAGCACAACTATGGTGAGGGCTCAGCTCGTGAACACGCTGCCCTGCAGCCTCGCTACCTTGGTGCCCGTGTTGTCCTGACAAAATCGTTCGCCCGTATTCACGAGACcaacctcaagaagcaggGCGTTGTACCTCTGACTTTTGAGAACGAGGCTGACTATGATAAGATTGCCGCTGGCGACGAGGTTGCTACTGTCGGTCTGTACGAGATGCTCCAGAATGGTGGCAAGGGCGATGTTCAACTTCGTGTCACTAAAGCCTCCGGTGAGGAGATCCTCATTCCCACTAAACACGCCGTTACCAAGGACCAGGCTGGTTTCATTCTTGCTGGCAGTGCTCTCAACCTGCTGTCTAAGGGCATATAAGACGAGCCGCTCTCTTTCTGAGCATTAGTAGATATATCTTTCGGGCCACAGGATGGATTCCTCTCGCGATGCCTAAAAATGCCTGAGTTATGTATTGGACTGGAGAAAAAGGGCGTTTTTGGTTGGGTGAAAATGCCGAGTGATAGATTGTTTATACCAGCAATACCAAATGTTTTTGTTCTCTAGCCACTTCCACGATTTACGAACGAAGCTACATGCATATATGCGTCTATTGTTTTCATCAATTGGTAAGATACCTGTATTGCTTCTTAGAGAAGTGGAAACTTTCTAACCGTGTGACTCCGAATTCGAATTCCTTGACTCCCTGTGGCATATTTACATTTAGATTGTTGGAAACCTTTGCCCCTCAATGACAAGAATGAAGATGGCTGTTTGCCTAAGATGCGCCTAGTCAAAACCCAATAAGACAGCCTCCTTGACTCCTTTGCAATGCCCCGTCATCATATATCGTGTGAATTCATCAAGCGTTCAAGCTCTGAAAGTAactctctgtctctttcgTCTTGTTGTTGACATGTCGCTGGCGTGCAGTCGCTTTATCCTCGCATTCTCTGAACCAAGCGCAGGCTTTCAACCAAGCGGGATTACTCCGCACATATTCAGGCAGTTCCTCCTCGGGCAGGTCACCAAAGTCAAGAATACGCTTGACACCCCGCGGCTTTGGTGGTCTGTAAGGGGGAGTAGTCCCATCCTGCTGTGCTTGTTTGATTTTCTCCTGCTGCTTCATCTCTAGAGCCTGCAACCAGCGTTGTCTCTCCACGACCTTGCCAAACCATTCCTTGCGTTTTGGACGCCGTCTGATTTCGTCGCATTTCTTTCTATACCAAGAACGGGATCGCTTGTGCATGTGATGGATTGCTGGATTCACTGGGAGATAGAGTGGCTTTTGGTCGCCGAAAACTGGGTTGTACTTGACAATACGTGAAGATACAGTAACATAAGGGGGTGGTTGCAGACTTGACTGTCGATAAATGAGCGAATCGAATGCCTCGGAATCGAACTCGACCAAAAGCCTCTTTTTGCGAGCTTCTGCTTTGGCACGGAAGGAGAGCGGGACGGATTTGGCCGGCTTTGCTTCCCCGTCAATGTCACTAACATCGGCCATATTCACCTCATCATCGATTTCGGCGCTTACTTCAGGCAGGGAACCTTGAAACTGCTGTTTCCTAACTGGGAGCCCTTTACTTGTCAGGGGAGCCGAGCGCTTAGTGGGAGTTGATAAGAGCTTCGCCTTCGAACTCGTTCGTGTTTCTGGATAATGATGCTCCAAATGTTTCTGTGTATTGTCCTTCTTTGGCTTGGATGTCCGAGGGGAAGACTTAAATTTGACACCATCTTCAGAGGTAAACTGCATACGATTCACAGGAGCGGTGGAAGGAACGCGCGGTTGAGAGTCAAGGCCTAGGGAAGGCTCGGTCTTCTTAAACCCTTCGTTTGAAGGAGCCCCCTCAGAAGCCGCTTGCGCCGTCCCAGCCAAGTGTTGGCCGTCAGTTGCATGGACAGATTGCCCATTTTGATGCGCATCCATCTTGAGATCCTCTGTGGGAAGCGTTTCCGATCCAATATTTGAACAAGAACTCAGTTTTTTGGTGGCAGAATCGAGGCCAAGTGGCTGGTTTATCACCTCCTCTGTCTCGGCTTGCAACTCCATTTCCAATCGCGTCTTCGGGTTCGACACAGTATGTGAATTTACCTGGCTAGCAGAAGAGCCCTTGTCAGCTTTCGCTACATCTTGGGCTGCCTTGATCTGCGCGGAGTTGGGTGTTGATCCAACGTGGCTGGTTCCGTTCCTCTCTAGCCGCAGATGGAGGCTTATGTCATTTGTATCAATGGAATTGTCTCGTACCAAAGACGAAGGAGGGGCCTCTTGCTCATTTGCTTTCGGAGACTGTGTCACGGGAGCGCTGGTATCCGGACTAGAGGCATCTTGAGATGGTGGATCTTGCCTAGAAAAGTGCCGCGAAGGTGTAAACATGAATTTGCCTCGACCTCTTTTAGCAACAAAACTCCTATTAGAAGGTTGGAAGCCCTTGGCCATATTCGTAGCAGAGGGATCTCTGCTGGCCGCAGTGGGCTCTAATGCTGAGTGCTCATCACAGTAATGTCTGGAACTAAGCAAAATGATCTTTTCACAAGTGAGAACGGCACAAGTGCCGCCGACATGTGTGGAGGCAGTCATTCAGAACCTCGTTGATGGGGCCAAAACGCAGAACTGATCCACCACGCGCAGGCTTTTACGACTGGATTGAGTCATGAGGCGCGTAGATGAAGGATTACCTAGAAGTCATGTTAGCGATATGCGTTTCAAGTTGTAACGGAATGCTAAGCAAGTGTTAGATAAGAAGTCGAATCAGATCTTTTCAGTTTTGAATGGCCGTCAAGCTAGGCACCTCATCGGTTGTCACATAATCTCTTTTGACACGTGTGTTAATTCAATGAATCTGCTGTTTGTCGCGGCCTTTGGTCAAGATCCGTGGCGtagacgaggaagaagactCCATTGTGCGACATTAGAAACTCCATTGCAATCGGCCCCAGCGCTCTACGAACAAGCTTGGAATGTAGGAGAGCAGTTACAGCTGAGGCGCGGTATGGAACGACAGGGTTGATTCAACACAATGTCATGAATAGAGTCcgaagagaagatggcgcAACCAGAAGGGTTCCGTTCAGTCAGACCTTTTACCATAGGCATCATTTGACGAGCATAAAGAGTAAGACAAAGAAATCAAAATCAAAATACCGTACCGAGGTCTGAGATCACCCAGAAAAAAGTTCTGCTCCCCTATTCGTAGGTGGTGCTTGTTGTGCTAATCGAAAATACTGTGTAGTCGATAATTTGTATCAGGTGGAGGCGAAAGGACAGTGTTATACTGCAATAGAAAGAAGCAAAGGGAGCTAGGTCGCGTCCGAGACAGGTCCCCACGGCTGCCCTGTGTTGAAAGAGTAGGAATATGTGCGTTCTGTTGATCTTCTGTATGGGTTGACGAGCCAGCCGACATCAGGTAAAGGACAGAGAATAGGAATAGGATTTGGGAAAGAATGAAAGGGATCCCCAGCCGCCAGAGGCAGAGAGGCGTATGACTGTGGTTGTTCGTTTCGCGCCTTTCATTGTGGGCTGGTCCTGTTGCTACTGGCTCGCTATTGGCCCAaacattgatgatgatgaaggatggGGGTGCAGAGGCGCCGGGAAGACCTCCCTGGTGGGGAGGTTCCCGAGGTGAGTCGCCCCCAGCTGGAAGACTAATTCTTCCGCCCCGGCTACCATGCCTACCAGTGGAGCCCCACAAGTCAACTTACACACATGAGAGTGTCAAAAGGGAAATTCTGCCTGTTGACTCAAGAGATAGATGATAGATAAATTGGCCCATgcttatatttatagaaGCTTAGTGAAGGCTAGGATTTATTCAAGGCCACCACTCTGCAGTTGGTGAGCATAAATGCactataaagataaaagATCCCCCAAGTTCAGACCAAATATACCAGCCACATTCTTTGTGACGCAAACAAGACGCCTCAAAATTCATTTATTCTACCTAAGTACAGTATTTCTTTATCTGAACCGATGTTCCTTCAGATTTCTGATAAAACCACTCACTTTCGGTTTAGATACAGAGAAATGTTCCCCCCAAATATGTACCTGATCTGTATTCATATCTAAGTCTTTTTAAGTCTGGATCACCTGAGCTAATTCCTTCTACTGTCCAGTTAGTGGCGACATGATTAAACATACCTTGATCATAGATTTCACTGAGTTATCTATCTATACATCATGACCTATCCGAACCCCAAACTTTAGTATGTTGCTGGTGCTCCGTACGTTCTGGGCTCTTACATGGTCAGATGGATTAGGTAACCATTGGACACCCCTCCATCCCCTGTTGAATTTATCAGGCACTAGCGCGGGGGTCTTGAGCTCCCTGACGTACAGCGCCAATAACCACGTTGCGACTCTTGAACCAATATATTATTCGTCTACAAACAGCAATATTTTCAACCTGTACATATGCCGATTCTCAACAAGTAGGGAGTTAACTGCTCAAGTCCTAATAGAAGTTCTAGACTTTGCGACACTGGAATGAACTTTCTCAAATCTGCCGTGGCCTCGGCCATTGCACAAGGCCCTCCCTTTCCATACAACTTTGGCGACAAGGTTGATATCGATGAGTCTATCTGGACACTGTACAATGGTACCAAGAGGGTAAGCTCAACATCGCAGAGCGCACAATGTGGACTTGCTGACAATCTCTGAATAGGAAGATGGTTCAAACTGCAGCATCTTTTCCTTCGATATCACCACCAACCGATCCCAACTCCCCCTAGCCAAGAATGCCCTAAAGAAGCTCCGAACACTACGGCACCCAGGCGTGATCAAACTTCTAGATGCGGTCGAGGTATATGCAAGACTTCCGGTCGGTTTCAGAGCATTCCACTAATAACATCTGACAGACAGAGACGTATATCTACATTGCGACCGAACGAGTAGTACCCCTACGGTGGGACGTTCGAAGAAAGAGTCTCAGCCCTGAGACGATAAAATGGGGCTTGCATAGCGTTGCGGTACGGCTTGCCATGCTAGTCTTTTAATCGATATTAACAATGTTACAGCGCACCATAAAATTCATCAACGAAGATGCTTCCTCGATCCACGGCAGCATCAAAGTTGGATCGATATATACTTCAGAGAGTGGCGAGTGGAAGCTCGGTGGCTTTGATGTTCTTAGCAGCCTCAAGGACGATGAGTCAATAATATATGCAAGAGGTCCCCAGATAGGTACCCGTATACTCAGGCTAACATATGCATAGACATACGGTAGCTTGGTACCTGATGCGGGTCGATACTCTCCTCCAGAGTTGGCGCGAGGCGGATGGGATGTTATCAAGAAGAATCCCCATACAGCAGTAGACGCATTTAATCTTGGAACATTGATCTTTGAAGTTTTCAACGGCGATTACAATGGAGCTGATCAGGCTGGCCAAACGAAGAGCATCCCCCCTTCAATGCAGTCCAGTTATAAGCGTCTGTGTAACGCCAACCCAAAGGCTCGAATCAGTGTGGGAGCATTCCTTGATCAAGGCAACCGAAATGGCTCTTTCTTTGACAGCTCTCTCATCAAGCTGACCGAGGGTATCGATAACCTGGATATCAAACCGCCAGATGAACGAGAAGAGTTCCTTACGTCCGTCTTCAACTCCTTCCATACAATCCAAATTGCTAACAATTTGAACAGTGGACTGGATGAACTGAGCGATGACTTCCCAGAAGAGTTCTTCAAGCTAAAGGTTATGCCGGAGCTGATGAAGTCCGCTGAATTCGGTGGCGGTGGCCCTAGGGCTGTGTCCGTAGTTCTCAAAATCGCATCTAAACTTCCCAAGGACGACTTCGATTCAAAGATTACACCCTTCATCATTCGCCTGTTTGGAAATCCCGATCGTGCTATCCGGGTGTGCTTATTGGATAGCCTTCCTTTGATGATTGATCAGCTATCACAGAAGATCGTCAACGACAAGATCTTTCCACAATTGGTACAGTCTATATTACTATACTTCGATGCAAGACTAACATATCCAGATCACTGGCTTCACTGATGTTACACCGGTAGTGCGAGAACAGACGCTCAAGTCTGTTCTGGTCATCATCACTAAGCTCTCGGACCGCACAATCAACGGTGACCTCCTCAAACAACTTGCAAGAACCGCAAACGACGAGCAACCGGGCATTCGAACAAACACGACTATCTGCTTGGGGAAGATTGCAAAGCACCTAGGTACTTCGTCCCGCTCAAAGGTTCTTATTGCCGCCTTCACAAGGTCACTCAGAGATCCATTTGTTCATGCCCGAAATGCTTCCTTAATGGCCTTGGGTGCCACTGCGGAGTACTTCACTGATGAGGATAGCGCATGCAGGATCCTGCCCGTTATCTCTCCTGTCCTGATTGATAAGGAGAAGATTGTTCGCGACTCTGCTACTCGTACTATGGATATATATCtccaaaagatcaagaaggcagCTTCTGCCATGCCTGAAAGCGTtttgcctcctcctcagacTAATGATGGCTCAGCTCCACGGATGAGCACCCCACAGCCAAACGAAAACACCGCAGGTGGCTGGGCAGGCTGGGCAATCTCTTCCTTTACAAACAAAATCTCTGCGGCTGCAGGCGAAATTCACGCGGAGTCAGACTCCCGTGCTGCTTCACCTGGGCCCGCGCCCTCACCTAACTCCGAGCCAAAGAAGCCGGCAACGAGCACCGCCTCATCACTTCACCGCCAAGCAGTCAAATCTCCCCCAGCAACCCTCTCACGAAACTCTTCACATACCGCAAGTGTAGTAGCTGACTCATTCTTACCTGCCGACGATGGTGACGATGCTGGAGACTCGTGGGGAGATATGAACGATGACTTCGACAGTTTCGACTCTCCCGGCCAATCGTCCAAACAGCCTGCGACAACGACTGCATCTGCTGCCACttttgatgatggcgagCCTGACTTTGCTGGATGGCTGGCTGCTCAATCACAGAAAAAGCCCACCAAGGCCTTGCCAAAGGGTTTATCAAAATCAAGTGCGGCTAAGAAGCCTGCGGCTAAATCGGCCACGAAACCAATTGCTGCAAAAAAGATTGATATGAAGCCGAAGGAGAcagatgacgatgatggttGGGGCGATGGCTGGTAACAATAGACTCGAAAGTCAGAAAGTTTTGAGAAGCCGGCACGTTCCATGAAACATCACTTTGCCATAACCGCCTTCTTAGTTGGGAAACATCAGGATACCATTCTCGAGCATACACTAGTATGTCGATTGTTGATTGAAGCTATTCATAATATTTTAGTTGGACACATATAGACACCATCATCTAATAATACTCATGATACTAGCCATAAGTGATTAAGATTGGAAAGTATATTTAAACCCTATTTTATCATGAAGGCCAATCGATATCCTGGCTCTAGACCGAATACTCACCGAGGTGAGCATTCCGCCCCACTAAAATCGCTCACCTTGATTTTTATTTTTCCCCACCGGACCCAACAGTGTTCGACTCTCTCGCTCCAACTTCCTGCGCAACCACCAGATTTTATCTCAACGTCCCTCAAAATGGCTCAAGGCACCGTCAAAAAGCTCGGACGAGCAACCCCGGCCAAGATCACACACTCCAAGCGCCAAGCATCGAAAGTGCATAAACCCAAGAAGACAAAAGCGAGCGTCGACAAGGTGCACAAGAAATTCACAAGCGGCATGACGGCGCGCACAGAAGCGCTCCTTGGTGAGCGCGCAGGACATCTGGAATTGCTTGGAcagggaaagaagaagacggatAAAAAGACGACTCAAAAGGGCGGCTCGAAGAAATTTGGTTAAGGATTATATGATGATACAGAAGGCAGACGATGATCGAACTTTTTTATGTCTAAACGAGTGACTGGGTTTCCCTCACAACTGCGCATCAACGACAGCCTCTACAGACAGATACGATGAAATACACGATCTACCTCACTTAAAGGCGTTTTACGATGGGATACCTCCCAAGACTTTTCGAGCCTTTTACAATTCGGAATCCTAAAATTCCTACCCGCCCAACTGCTCTTTGTTTTTGGAGGGTTGGATTACGGAACCAGTCACCGTCActtctttgctgctgctACAAGGGCATGCCTAGGGGAAAGGACATATACCAAAGTCACCTTCTACCCTTCCACGAAGAGTGGTCGAGTGGTATCTACCTATGAACCTATGAGCCTAACGACCGCTCCTAAAAACCTTCCTCCCTCGGCCACTCTTTGTTTTTGCTCGCGAGTTCGAATCCTGCTGCCTTTCTCTATTTTTGCTATAGACTCAAGCCAGCAGCAATGTTATTTACCAAATATATTTACTCCTCAGCAAAGGGCAGCCAAGCAGTATATCCCCCCTGTtttaagaatataaagaCGGAGATTCTGACTCTGATGGGGAAGGCGATGACTTGATTGATGTATACGAAGTGATCGATCTTACAGAAGGTATACAAGATACCGAAGAGCTTGTGGACGATGACGACCCAGAAGACGAAGTCACTGATGGTGTCACAAAGTACTTGATAACCCGGCTCCTAGCAATCACACAAGATCCACCCAAAGACATCACCCCTTACCTTATGCCAGACGTTTCGCTGCCTGTCGTTGAAGCCGATCAACAACTCTTTAAGTCGACAGTCACATCTATGCTGGAGAGAGCCCAGAGATACGCTATGAAATAAGATCTTACTGATCTTCGAGTAAAAGACTTCAAAGAGCGTGCCCTTTCTGCCGTATTCTGGAAGTTATTTAAACGCCTCGAAGTGTCAGACATGACAAAACCCCTTTTCGGATCGATTGCGCCCGAAGTCATGTCGTTACTAGGCCGCAGAGACCTTCAACCAGCTGTCGAGTAGATGATCATTTTCGTCTTTGGGGTGTATATCTCAACATTGTCACTGACAGTCTCGGAGATATTCGCGGACTCTACGTTGGGTCAATTGTAGCATACAGAGCATACATCGGGATCGCAGGCCGTGTACGCAACCACGGCCGacagaagacgatgatgccGCATGGGTTGATGAACACGGCGACACTTGTGCCCTGTGCGGCGTTGACCGCATCTACACGAACCTTATATATGGGCGAGCTACTAACCGAAGATGCCTATCTTGCTTCTAGTATCGACAGAAGCATAGGCATAATAGGTCTATttctatataataactagCCTAAGGTAATCGAGACATTTCTTACAAATATGATTATCCCCGAACCAAGGCAGGATTCTATGGTTAGAGAGATCAGGCCAAATGCGGGATATGCTacagaagagcaagaagggcCGGGGAGCAAGTACGTCGAAGGGCTACGGTTCAGAGATTCAAAGTCAGTGGTTAAGTGGGTCTAATGGACAACACCTGTAGCTTTGAGTGCAATTTTTTGACACTCCTTATTTCGTATACATTtgctattataataaagatgggtttataataacttacaGCTGAGCCAGCAGGAGTACCAGTGTGCTCATGTTTATCCACACCCCACTCCTCCACTCCGACCTGAACTCTTCGCCATCGACGCATCAATACGTGCGTGATAATTTCAATACACAGACTTGACGACTTCTTTTTTCACGCAACCCGAAACCCTTAATAACTCTCCTTGAACCTGCTGGTGGCCATGTGTATCTTGTAGGCCATGCATATTACAATGCTTTGCCTTCGTTGGCGACTGTGGGATCACCAGTCCGAATGGTACAGTCAACTTATGGCTGTCTATTCATTTCAAAAACCAGCCTCAACTGATCAAACCCCTGTAATCCACAAACGGCCTTTCTACCTAGACCTCAGCAGTTGTTAATGTCGAACACCTTTCCCTCGGCCACATGATTCAAGATAGAAGTCACCACCCTGAAATCTCTGGCCACATCCACCATCCAGTTGGACACAGCCATTCGCACGGCCTTTTCTCCCTTCCAGCTTGTACCACTCACATACATCTGCCTGGTCGCGTTGATCTTCTGAACCAGCTCATCATTCAAACTGGATTTTTTAGCACGGAAAAGAACAATCATGAAGATCTCGTTGAAGTTAGCACCATCGTCGGGGAGTAGCTCGTAGTGCTCTGAGCCCCTCAAGAACGCAGCGACTTGGCGGGATAAAGCAGTCATATTGGCCAGCAAATTCGCCATACCTGGTCGGCCTTCACTGAGGAGAACGGCATACGCAGGAAGGGCACGAAAACGGCGTGAgttctcaaggccaacatTCAGAGGCGAGGGGATAGTGGACGCCCCTCCCGTGGACAGGTATGCAGCATTGGGGTTGGTGAAGACAGACTGAAGGATAGCAGGTGATCGTGTGAGGAACATGCCACAATCATAGGGCTATATCAAGTTAGCGATTCAAGGCCAGTAAGAGTCAAGCCGAAAGGATATGGAACACTCACGAcattgagaagcttgtgcCCGTCAACAGTGATACTGTCTGCCAACTCGATGCCTTCAACACGATTACGAAGAATTTTATAATCGTCCTCTTCGGGAAGAGCGCGAGCAAAGATACCGAAGGCTGAAATGTTAGCATGAACTGCATCCTGCAAAAGGGTTGGATCTTACCTCCATCGACATGAATCCAAGCTCCATACCTGTCCGCCAACTCCCTTACTTTACGCATCTCTTCAACCCCCGTTAAAGCATATCGCCCGGTGTTAACCTCTCCAGCGCTTAATGCAATAACACTTGCGGTGTCTTTCTTCTGAAGTTCTCTTTCCAAAGCCTCAAGGTCCAATCTCCATGGCTCACTGTCGCTGAGTCTCAGCTCCTTCACAGCTCCTCGCCCGAAGCCGACGACACTCGCTGCCTTAGACAAGGAGCTGTGGCCTGCACTTGTGAGGATCTGGAGCTCCCTGATACCAGCAGAAAGACAGGCCGCAAGCAAGCCGACCTCACCAATACTCTGCCCGCGCTCCTCCAAGATGGCTTCGCGTCCACATGCAAGTCCAAGAACGTTGCTGCCCGTAGCTCCAGTTGTAAAGGTGCGACCTCTCCAATCTCCAAGTCTCAGTAGCGAAACGAGCATCTCCAATGCTGCATCCTCCAATGTAGTTGCAATTGTCTGCGCTGGCAGATGGACCTGGACATTCTGATCCAGGCGGGAGACTACGTTGTCTGCCCACTCAGCAATAGGGAGAGTACCACCAGTGACAAAACCGTAGTAACGGGACGAACTGCCCTGGCCGTTACACGCGGGAATAATGTCCCGTATGATGTGTCGTACAACATCTTCCTGTGAGACACCTCGGAGGTAGTCCTCCGAATCAGGCCGAGGGAGCTTGGCTTCAGCGGTCTGAATGGCAGATAACTCGGGGAGAGTAGGTGCCGGAGCGGAGCCAGGCTCGGGGCCGTGACGGCGGGATAAACGGGTCCGCTGGACGTCGAGATTGAATAAGTCGCTCATTCTTGCCAAGAAGGTAGTTCAAACTGATGATAATGTTATAAATGCCTCTTGAGAAATTGTTTAATTTCAGGTTTAAAGAACATGAGTCACTAAATTTACCGCTATCTCAGCACCGTTCATGTAAGCCTCCCCACTTGTCTTCGCCGCTTAAGCCGCAGCTTGCGGCACGATCCTTCGACGATAGACGATGATTGTCATGGTGTTGACTCCTGTAGTTATGTCGGCCAACTTATCCGATGCTCCTTTCGGAAGGTGGATTAGTCCAATACAAATGTTTCCGGACTCAGAGagacttatataatagcacGCAATGGGTTCAAGTTCTCGGTCCATATGAATATTTCTTTACTCCATGGCCTGCCTGATATGTTCTGGTATGCTGAACCATCCACCACTTGCTTCTAGACTGAGATCTTTGAACTCGATACAAATCCGCCTATATTGTGTAGCTTAATCCAACATGTGGTATGCGCCATGCCAAAATCAAATTAAATCAAATCAGAAAAAAGTGCACGCTACCGCCTTTGAGTCCCAGAGTTGGGTATCTCTCTATAGCTTGGCGCTCTCGCCAACAGCGCCAATCTTGAGGTCCTTGCCATACTTTTCCAGGACATGCTCGTTGTGGTACTTCCAGAAGGCCTTGGTAGCGTTCTTTCCAGACCAGCGCTTCAGGATCTTAGCACCACCAGGGTGTTCATCGATGAACTCTGTGGGTGTTTGTCAGCTTTGCTCTGCGAGTTTGGGTTCGGTCGCCGTACTGGTCACGTCGTAAACGTCATTCTCAACGATGAGCCAGAAACCGTTGGCCTCATCCTTGTGCTTTCCAACCTCAGCGGTAGTATATGTCTCGGACATTTTGGTAGGTAGGTATAAAAGTCGAGTTACGAGGGAAATGAGAAGTTGACGAAAGAATTGAGCTGTGGATGAAAGCGTAAATGAATAGATTaagttgatgagcttggaagaAACAAGGAGTTCTTTCCGGGGCGCCGTCGGCAGGTGGGGGCTTGCCTCGGTTCACGGTCACGAGCAGCACTTTCACCCACTGCAGAAGCCCGGGAACCGGGGGAGCTGGGGAACTGCGCTAGGAAAGCTACCAAGCCGGGGGGTCTGCACCTATCACATGGAGGCAATTGTCAACTTTCACAAGGAAGAAGCACTCGATTTGAAGCCCCAGTTGGTCGGAACCTGGTACCCAATATGACCGACCCTACTGGAGTCCGAGTTTCAAGGAATGAGCTATCTACTGTAATAGATTGTTGATGTATATTTCCAGATTATGTGCAGAAACTGAGGAAA belongs to Fusarium oxysporum Fo47 chromosome V, complete sequence and includes:
- a CDS encoding armadillo-type protein — translated: MNFLKSAVASAIAQGPPFPYNFGDKVDIDESIWTLYNGTKREDGSNCSIFSFDITTNRSQLPLAKNALKKLRTLRHPGVIKLLDAVETETYIYIATERVVPLRWDVRRKSLSPETIKWGLHSVARTIKFINEDASSIHGSIKVGSIYTSESGEWKLGGFDVLSSLKDDESIIYTYGSLVPDAGRYSPPELARGGWDVIKKNPHTAVDAFNLGTLIFEVFNGDYNGADQAGQTKSIPPSMQSSYKRLCNANPKARISVGAFLDQGNRNGSFFDSSLIKLTEGIDNLDIKPPDEREEFLTGLDELSDDFPEEFFKLKVMPELMKSAEFGGGGPRAVSVVLKIASKLPKDDFDSKITPFIIRLFGNPDRAIRVCLLDSLPLMIDQLSQKIVNDKIFPQLITGFTDVTPVVREQTLKSVLVIITKLSDRTINGDLLKQLARTANDEQPGIRTNTTICLGKIAKHLGTSSRSKVLIAAFTRSLRDPFVHARNASLMALGATAEYFTDEDSACRILPVISPVLIDKEKIVRDSATRTMDIYLQKIKKAASAMPESVLPPPQTNDGSAPRMSTPQPNENTAGGWAGWAISSFTNKISAAAGEIHAESDSRAASPGPAPSPNSEPKKPATSTASSLHRQAVKSPPATLSRNSSHTASVVADSFLPADDGDDAGDSWGDMNDDFDSFDSPGQSSKQPATTTASAATFDDGEPDFAGWLAAQSQKKPTKALPKGLSKSSAAKKPAAKSATKPIAAKKIDMKPKETDDDDGWGDGW
- a CDS encoding uncharacterized protein (expressed protein), with translation MKANRYPGSRPNTHRGEHSAPLKSLTLIFIFPHRTQQCSTLSLQLPAQPPDFISTSLKMAQGTVKKLGRATPAKITHSKRQASKVHKPKKTKASVDKVHKKFTSGMTARTEALLGERAGHLELLGQGKKKTDKKTTQKGGSKKFG
- a CDS encoding pyridoxal phosphate-dependent transferase, whose protein sequence is MSDLFNLDVQRTRLSRRHGPEPGSAPAPTLPELSAIQTAEAKLPRPDSEDYLRGVSQEDVVRHIIRDIIPACNGQGSSSRYYGFVTGGTLPIAEWADNVVSRLDQNVQVHLPAQTIATTLEDAALEMLVSLLRLGDWRGRTFTTGATGSNVLGLACGREAILEERGQSIGEVGLLAACLSAGIRELQILTSAGHSSLSKAASVVGFGRGAVKELRLSDSEPWRLDLEALERELQKKDTASVIALSAGEVNTGRYALTGVEEMRKVRELADRYGAWIHVDGAFGIFARALPEEDDYKILRNRVEGIELADSITVDGHKLLNVPYDCGMFLTRSPAILQSVFTNPNAAYLSTGGASTIPSPLNVGLENSRRFRALPAYAVLLSEGRPGMANLLANMTALSRQVAAFLRGSEHYELLPDDGANFNEIFMIVLFRAKKSSLNDELVQKINATRQMYVSGTSWKGEKAVRMAVSNWMVDVARDFRVVTSILNHVAEGKVFDINNC
- a CDS encoding cytochrome b5-like heme/steroid binding domain-containing protein, translating into MSETYTTAEVGKHKDEANGFWLIVENDVYDVTKFIDEHPGGAKILKRWSGKNATKAFWKYHNEHVLEKYGKDLKIGAVGESAKL